One Candidatus Mikella endobia genomic window carries:
- the fabG gene encoding 3-oxoacyl-ACP reductase FabG: MNFKGKVVLVTGASRGIGRAIAEKFVNNGATVIGTATNKISVAVVSDYLGNSGKGMELDISNNTVIKQFLENMRAEFGDADILINNAGITHDNLLMCMKENEWQYLIDTNLTSVFRMSKAVIKTMIKKNYGRIITIGSVVGSVGNVGQGNYAAAKAGLIGFSKSLAREVASRGITVNVVAPGFIDTDMTKKFTNKKLSGILSQIPVNRLGYPKEIANAVTFLASDEAEYITGETIHVNGGMYMP; encoded by the coding sequence ATGAATTTTAAAGGTAAAGTGGTACTGGTAACCGGTGCTAGCCGCGGTATTGGTCGTGCAATAGCAGAAAAATTTGTAAATAATGGTGCAACAGTGATTGGTACTGCTACTAATAAAATTAGCGTTGCTGTTGTTAGCGATTATTTAGGCAATAGCGGTAAAGGAATGGAATTAGATATTTCTAATAATACTGTTATTAAACAATTTTTAGAAAATATGCGAGCTGAATTTGGAGATGCAGATATTTTAATAAATAATGCAGGTATTACTCATGATAATTTATTAATGTGTATGAAAGAAAATGAATGGCAGTATCTTATTGATACTAATTTGACGTCTGTATTTCGTATGTCAAAAGCAGTAATAAAAACTATGATAAAAAAAAACTATGGTAGAATTATTACTATAGGTTCTGTTGTTGGCTCTGTAGGTAATGTTGGACAGGGAAATTATGCTGCTGCTAAAGCAGGATTAATTGGTTTTAGTAAATCTCTGGCTCGTGAAGTTGCTTCAAGAGGCATTACAGTAAATGTAGTCGCACCAGGATTTATTGATACTGATATGACTAAAAAATTTACTAATAAGAAACTTTCAGGAATTTTATCCCAGATTCCAGTAAATCGTTTGGGATATCCAAAAGAAATTGCTAATGCGGTTACTTTTTTGGCTTCTGATGAAGCAGAATATATTACTGGAGAGACAATCCATGTCAATGGAGGCATGTATATGCCGTAG
- the acpP gene encoding acyl carrier protein has protein sequence MSTIADHVKEIIAEQLEVKKEKVVNSASFVDDLGADSLDTIELIMALEEEFDIEITDEEAEKITTVQEAIDFIQSNQ, from the coding sequence ATGAGCACTATCGCAGATCATGTTAAAGAAATTATTGCTGAGCAGTTAGAAGTAAAGAAAGAAAAAGTAGTGAATAGCGCATCTTTTGTTGATGATTTAGGAGCGGATTCTCTGGACACAATAGAACTGATAATGGCATTAGAAGAAGAATTTGATATTGAAATTACGGACGAAGAAGCTGAGAAAATTACTACTGTTCAGGAAGCTATTGATTTTATTCAATCTAACCAATAA
- the rpmF gene encoding 50S ribosomal protein L32 has product MAVQQNKSTRSKRGMRRSHDALRTSTLTIDKNSGEIHQLHHMTAQGFYRGRKVI; this is encoded by the coding sequence ATGGCTGTACAGCAAAATAAATCTACTCGTTCAAAACGAGGTATGCGTCGTTCCCATGATGCGCTAAGAACTTCTACTTTAACAATAGATAAAAATTCAGGTGAAATACATCAGCTTCATCATATGACTGCTCAAGGTTTTTATCGGGGTCGTAAAGTTATCTAA
- the fabD gene encoding ACP S-malonyltransferase: MTVFAMIFPGQGSQKVGMLAQLAAVNTVVKNTFDEASAILGYNLWQCVQHGPAAELNQTCYTQPALLAASVAIWRVWQQNNGRLPVLLAGHSLGEYSALVCSGSLNFKIAMKLVALRGQLMQEAVPPGCGAMSAIIGLNNDSIADICKNIASNQVVLPVNFNSSGQVIIAGHKEAVELASIACKKAGAKIAQRLPISIPSHCYLMKPAAEKLAEALELITFSVPRIPVINNVNVCIEKEPAAIRKALVRQLYNPVRWTEIVEYLETKNIKYLLEVGPGKVLTGFKNIRRYLSSLQ, encoded by the coding sequence ATGACTGTTTTTGCCATGATATTTCCAGGACAAGGATCTCAAAAGGTAGGTATGTTGGCTCAACTAGCAGCCGTCAATACGGTAGTAAAAAATACTTTTGATGAGGCATCTGCTATTCTAGGATATAATTTATGGCAGTGTGTGCAGCACGGTCCAGCTGCAGAATTAAACCAAACTTGTTATACTCAGCCAGCATTGTTAGCTGCATCAGTAGCTATTTGGCGTGTGTGGCAACAAAACAACGGACGTTTGCCAGTACTACTAGCAGGCCATAGTTTAGGTGAATACTCGGCATTAGTATGCTCTGGTAGTCTTAATTTCAAGATAGCCATGAAACTAGTAGCACTACGTGGTCAGCTTATGCAAGAAGCAGTACCACCAGGATGTGGTGCTATGTCTGCTATCATAGGATTAAATAACGACTCTATCGCTGATATTTGTAAAAATATTGCATCGAATCAAGTAGTTTTACCGGTAAATTTTAATTCTTCTGGTCAAGTTATTATAGCTGGTCATAAAGAAGCTGTAGAACTGGCAAGCATTGCTTGTAAGAAAGCTGGAGCAAAAATTGCGCAAAGACTACCTATAAGTATTCCTTCTCATTGCTATTTGATGAAACCAGCTGCAGAAAAATTAGCTGAAGCACTAGAATTGATAACTTTTTCTGTACCACGTATCCCAGTAATTAATAATGTTAATGTATGTATTGAGAAAGAGCCTGCTGCTATTCGCAAGGCACTGGTACGTCAGCTTTATAACCCAGTACGTTGGACAGAAATTGTAGAATACTTGGAAACTAAAAATATCAAGTACTTACTAGAAGTAGGTCCCGGTAAAGTTCTTACTGGATTTAAAAATATTAGAAGATATCTATCGTCACTACAATAA